A single Streptomyces sannanensis DNA region contains:
- the clpS gene encoding ATP-dependent Clp protease adapter ClpS: MSVAPTEITRPEAAEESFAVPEPDVPWVTIVHNDPVNLMSYVTYVFQAYFGYTKDKATKLMLDVHNKGRAVVSSGSREEMERDVQAMHGYGLWATLSQDRD, from the coding sequence GTGAGTGTCGCTCCTACTGAGATCACGCGCCCTGAGGCGGCGGAGGAGAGCTTCGCTGTTCCCGAGCCCGATGTGCCCTGGGTGACGATCGTCCACAACGACCCGGTCAACCTCATGAGCTACGTGACGTACGTCTTCCAGGCGTACTTCGGCTACACCAAGGACAAGGCCACCAAGCTGATGCTCGACGTCCACAACAAGGGCCGGGCGGTGGTGTCCAGCGGCAGCCGCGAGGAGATGGAACGCGACGTGCAGGCCATGCACGGATACGGGCTGTGGGCGACCCTGTCTCAGGATCGCGACTGA